One Halobacterium sp. DL1 DNA window includes the following coding sequences:
- a CDS encoding tRNA pseudouridine synthase D has product MREAHELERAVGMEYYASDADGTGGRLRDAPGDFRVTEIEEFDVQPADGDTGDYPWLVVRATLTGWDTNDFARSFANAVGMSRERVTWAGTKDRHAVTTQLFAIRDLDAADVPEVRNADVKVVGRAGRGLQFGDLAGNEFRVVVRDPENPGKADGVTEDLRDFGSGAVATPNYFGQQRFGSKRPITHEVGLAILRDDWEGAAMAYLGRPTEYEPADSQRAREYVEDTRDWAGALDEFPGRLRYERTMLHELADGGSFRDAVETFPSNLQRLFVNAAQSYAFNRMLSERMARGLPFHEPVAGDVVWFAESDAPDGVARPDPGREQRVTESRVDVMARHCERGRAFVTAPLVGTETEFAEGEPGEIARSVLADLDLEPGDFDLPGDFDSQGTRRAVLLRPDLTVERDPLTFEFSLPSGSYATVVLREYLKTSPLEL; this is encoded by the coding sequence ATGCGCGAGGCCCACGAACTCGAACGCGCCGTCGGCATGGAGTACTACGCGAGCGACGCCGACGGCACCGGCGGCCGCCTCCGCGACGCCCCCGGGGACTTCCGCGTCACCGAGATCGAGGAGTTCGACGTCCAGCCGGCGGACGGCGACACGGGCGACTACCCGTGGCTCGTGGTTCGCGCGACGCTCACGGGCTGGGACACGAACGACTTCGCCCGGTCGTTCGCGAACGCCGTCGGGATGAGCCGCGAGCGCGTCACCTGGGCGGGGACGAAGGACCGCCACGCCGTCACCACGCAGCTGTTCGCCATCCGGGACCTCGACGCCGCGGACGTCCCCGAGGTGCGCAACGCGGACGTCAAGGTCGTCGGGCGCGCGGGCCGCGGCCTCCAGTTCGGCGACCTCGCGGGCAACGAGTTCCGCGTCGTCGTGCGCGACCCCGAGAACCCCGGAAAGGCCGACGGCGTGACCGAGGACCTCCGCGATTTCGGGAGTGGAGCGGTCGCCACACCCAACTACTTCGGCCAGCAGCGCTTCGGCAGCAAGCGCCCCATCACCCACGAGGTCGGCCTCGCCATCCTGCGCGACGACTGGGAGGGCGCGGCGATGGCCTACCTCGGCCGCCCGACGGAGTACGAACCCGCCGACTCCCAGCGGGCGCGGGAGTACGTCGAAGATACCCGGGACTGGGCGGGCGCGCTCGACGAGTTCCCCGGGCGACTGCGCTACGAGCGCACGATGCTCCACGAACTCGCAGACGGCGGGAGCTTCCGGGACGCCGTCGAGACGTTCCCGTCGAACCTCCAGCGCCTGTTCGTCAACGCCGCGCAGTCGTACGCGTTCAACCGGATGCTCTCCGAGCGCATGGCCCGCGGCCTCCCGTTCCACGAGCCGGTGGCCGGCGACGTAGTGTGGTTTGCGGAGTCCGACGCGCCCGACGGCGTCGCGCGCCCGGACCCGGGGCGAGAGCAGCGCGTGACCGAGTCGCGGGTCGACGTGATGGCGCGGCACTGCGAGCGCGGCCGGGCGTTCGTCACCGCGCCGCTCGTCGGCACCGAGACCGAGTTCGCCGAGGGCGAACCCGGCGAGATAGCGCGCTCGGTGCTCGCCGACCTCGACCTCGAACCGGGGGACTTCGACCTCCCCGGCGACTTCGACTCGCAGGGGACCCGGCGTGCGGTGCTGCTCCGTCCCGACCTCACCGTCGAGCGCGACCCGCTGACCTTTGAGTTCTCGCTCCCCTCCGGGAGTTACGCGACGGTCGTGCTCCGGGAGTACCTGAAGACGAGTCCGCTGGAACTGTAG